The region CTGAGAAACCAAAAAAAGCTAAAAAAGTTAAGGAATAGTTTTTCCTTTTTTAATAAATAAATCCTGCATTCTATATTATTGGACTGCAGGATTTCTTATTTTTACACAAAACCAAATGCAATGAACGCAAGACAAACTCAGCTTAAGGCTTTCGAGAGATTACTAGATATTATGGATGATTTGCGCGAAAAATGTCCTTGGGATAAAAAGCAAACCATGCAAACATTGCGTCATTTGACTATTGAAGAAACCTATGAATTAGGTGACGCTATCCTAGATAATGATTTGAATGAAGTTAAAAAAGAGTTGGGTGATTTGTTATTGCACATTGTTTTCTATGCTAAGATAGGGAGCGAAACAAATGATTTTGATATTGCCGACGTTTGCAACGAAATTTGTGATAAATTGATTCACCGTCACCCTCATATTTACAGTGATACGGTTGTGAAAGATGAAGAAGAAGTGAAACAAAACTGGGAAAAACTAAAGCTTAAGGAAGGAAAAAAATCGGTTCTTGAAGGAGTGCCAAGGAGTTTACCGGCATTAGTAAAGGCGAGCAGGATTCAGGATAAGGTGAAAGGTGTTGGCTTTGACTGGGAAGAATCGCATCAGGTTTGGGATAAGGTTCAGGAAGAATTGCAAGAACTGCAAGATGAGGTGCAAGCCGGTGATCAAGATGCGATTGAAGCTGAGTTTGGCGATGTCCTTTTCTCGATGATTAATTATGCAAGATTTTTGAATGTAAATCCAGAAGATGCTTTGGAACGAACCAATAAAAAATTTATAAAACGCTTTCAGTATTTAGAAAGTAAAGCTGGGGAATTAGGCAAACCTTTAATGGATATGACTTTGGCAGAAATGGATGTTTTTTGGGAAGAAGCTAAGAAAATTTAGTATTCAGTATTTAATGAATCGTTTTTGCGTGATTAGAAGTCGAGAACCCAACCTATTATTGAAATTAAATAAATATAATGCCAGAAGATAAAACCGAGTTAAAGCGTTCTTTAGGTTTAATAGATGCTACCAGTTTAGTTGCCGGTTCCATGATAGGATCCGGGATATTTATTGTAACATCAGCTATGGCCAGAGATATTGGATCTGCAGCCTGGTTGTTAATTATATGGTTAGTTACAGGTGTTATAACCGTTGCGGCGGCATTGAGTTATGGTGAATTGGCAGGAATGATGCCTAATGCAGGCGGACAATTTGTTTATATCCAACGTGCCTACGGACGGTTAGTTTCTTTCCTTTACGGCTGGACTGTTTTTACTGTAATTCAAACGGGAGTTATTGCTGCTATTGCTGTTACTTTTGCTAATTATGCCGCTATTTTCTTTCCAGTTTTAGATCAAACGCTTTTTACAATAGGTACTGGTTTTGTTTTTTCGTATCAAAAGGTTTTAGCCATTTTTAGTATTGTACTCCTAACGTATATCAATACTAAAGGGGTTGAAAGTGGAAAAACGGTTCAACTGGTTCTAACTTCGGCTAAATTAATAGCGCTATTTGCTTTGATTGTTTTAGGTCTGTATGTCGGTTTACAAACGAATGTTTTGGCAGATAATTTCACAAACATGTGGGAAGCAAGTAAAACGGTTGTGCATCCTGATGGTTCAATTACGGTTACTAAATTAGCCGGAATGGCACTTTTAGGTGCTGCAGGAGCTACAATAATTAATTCATTGTTTTCTAGTGATGCTTGGAATAATGTTACTTTTATTGCTGGAGAAATCAAAGAGCCCAAAAAGAATATTCCTCGTAGTTTGTTTCTAGGAACGCTGATTGTTACCGTAGTTTATGTTTTGGCAAATCTGGCTTATTTAGCTTTGTTACCCATGCATGGAACACCAAATGCGGTTGATATTGCTAGTAACGGAATCATGTTTGCTAGTAATGATAGAGTAGGAGCAGCGGCAGCAAGTATGATTATGGGTAATGTTAGTGTTTTTGTAATGGCTGGGTTAATTATGGTTTCGACCTTTGGGTGCAACAGCGGATTGATTCTATCGGGGGGAAGATTGTTTTTTGCAATGGCAAAAGACGGCTTGTTTTTTAGACAAGCAACGGAGTTGAATAGTAATCAAGTGCCTGCGAAAGCTTTATGTGTACAATGCATTTGGGCTTGCGTGCTTTGTATTTCGGGGAAATTTGGGGATTTATTGACCTATGCTACTTTTGCGTCCTTATTGTTTTATATTTTGACGATTTTGGGTGTTTTTATTCTTAGAAAAAAAGAGCCCAATGCTGATAGACCCTATAAAGCATTTGGTTACCCGTTTGTACCAGCACTATATATTGTGGTCACCTCGGCAATTTGTATGACTTTATTGATTTATGATACGTTCAATACGGGATTGGGATTGAGTATTGTGGCTTTAGGGATTCCGGTTTATTATTTTGTAATGAACAAGAAAGATTAAGTTATTCGGCTAGTTTTTTTAGTTTGTTAATCTCTTTAAGGGTGATTTTTTTACCCGTTAATTCAATTAACCCTAACTTGTTGAAATCAGACAATAAACGGATACAGCTTTCGGTAGCTGTACCTATCATTCCGGCTAATTCTTCTCTTGATAATTGAATATGTAAAGAACCGTCTTCATTTTTGCCAAAATTCTCTCCCAGATAAATTAAAGTTTGGGCTAAGCGCTCTTTTACTGTTTTTTGAGCCATAGAGACCATATGATCATCAGATTCTTTTAAATCTCCACAAATGTTTTTCATTACACTCATTGAGAATTGGTTGTTCTTGTCGAAAAACCCCATTATTTCTGTCTTTGGAATAAAACAAACTTCCATATCTTCAAGAGCAATAGCGCTCAAATTAGCGGGTTCGTCGCTTATCATTGAACGTTGACCTAGCAATTCACCTGATTTAACTAACTTGACAATATGGTCTTTTCCATTTGCACTCAATTTAGATAATTTGCAAACCCCCTCCTTAATGCAATAAATTCCATTGATGCTTTCGCCTTCGCCAAAAATAGCATCTCCTTTTTTAATCGTATAGGAAGTTTTACAGTTGGCTACTTTCAGGAGTTCTTCTTTATTTAGAGCTTTCAGTGAGCTGAATTCTCTAACAATACATTGTTCGCACTTACTCATTATCACAGATATAATTTACTCCAAAATTAATAAAAAAATACATGATAAATGTCATTTTTTAAGATCTTTAAATGAGTAACCTTTGTGCAAGGTATAATGAGCAAAATAATTATGGATACACAGAACTGTTTCCATTGTGGATTAGATATTGTAAAGCAGGAAGAAATTGTTTTTGATGCGAAGAAATTTTGTTGCAACGGCTGTAAAACCGTATACGAAATTTTTAGTTTGAATGATTTGGTCTGCTATTATGATTTTGAAAAATCTCCAGGGGCAACACCACAAGAAATTAAAGGGAAGTACGATTTTTTGGACAACGAGACTATTGTTTCCAAATTGTTGGAATTTCAAGAGGATACAACAGCAATTGTGTCACTTAGTATTCCGCATATTCATTGCAGTTCCTGCATTTGGATATTGGAAAATTTACAGCGTTTGCAGAACGGTATCAGTACTTCTCAGGTGAATTTTCCTGAAAAGAAAGTTCGTATTACGTATAATTCTGAAACAGTTTCTCTAAAGGAAATTGTTTATTTGCTAAGTTCTATTGGCTATGAGCCGTACATCAGCTTAGAGAATTACGAAACGGGAAAAACGAATATCGACCGAAGTTTGACTTATAAATTGGGAGTTGCTTTCTTTTGTTTTGGAAATATCATGTTGTTGTCATTTCCGGAATATTTTGAAGTCAAAGAGTTTTGGTTAGATAATTACAAACCCTTTTTTCGCTGGTTAATTTTTGCATTGGCCTTGCCTTCTTTCATCTATTCGGGAAGTGGATATTACGTTTCTGCTTATAAAAGTATGAAGTCAGGAATGCTGAATATTGATATCCCAATTGCTTTGGGAATTATAATCATGTTTATACGAAGTACGGTAGATATTGTATTTGACTATGGTTCCGGATTTTTTGACAGTTTAACAGGCTTGATTTTTTTCATGTTATTGGGAAAAATGTTCCAAATTAAAACCTATAGTTTTTTGAGTTTTGAAAGAGATTTTAAATCCTATTTTCCTATCGCAATTACTCGAATTAACAGCGATACTTCGGAAGAAAGTATTCCTGTGTACGATGTTGAAAAAGGAAACAGATTGCTTATCCGGAACCAAGAGTTGATTCCTGTTGATGGTATTTTAATCAGCGAAAAAGCATCAGTTGATTATAGTTTTGTAACGGGTGAAGCAATTCCAATTACAAAGAAATCAGGGGACAAAATATTTGCTGGAGGAAAGTTAATCGGGAAAGTGATTGAAATGGAAGTGTTGCATTCGGTTTCACAGAGTTATCTTACGCAGTTATGGAGTAATGATGTTTTTCAGAAAAAAGTAGAACAAAAACACAAAAGTATCACGGATACCATAAGCCGCTATTTTACCCCTATTTTATTATTGATTGCCTTTGTTTCTTTTGGATATTGGATTTTTATCGATACCAATACCGCTTTTAATGTCTTTACGGCAATATTAATAGTGGCTTGTCCTTGTGCTTTGGCGTTGACTGCTCCTTTTACGATGGGAAATGTATTGAGAATTTTGGGGAAACAGAAATTTTATCTAAAAAATGCTTTGGTTATCGAGCAGCTTGCCAAGGTAGATACAATAGTTTTTGATAAAACAGGAACGATTACCACTAATAAAAAATCGAATATTTCTTATGAAGGTAAAACGCTTACAGATGAAAATGTAATATTAGTTAAAAATTTACTCCGAGCCTCTAATCATCCTTTGAGTAGAATGTTGTATGACTTTTTACTAGAAGGCAGAAAAGCGCAAACCGCAGATTTTAAGGAAATTACAGGGCAAGGAATTCAGGCTTTAATAGATGGGAATGAGGTCAAAGTTGGTTCGGCTTTTTTTGTTGGAAAAAAAGAAGGGAATACCATTTTACAAACCGCTGTTCATATTCAAATAGGAGAAGTTTACTATGGAAAATATGTTTTTAATAATCAATATAGGGAAGGTTTAGAAGTTCTTTTCAAAAGTTTAAAGGAGAATTATCAAATCAAGGTTCTCTCTGGAGATAATGAAGGCGAACGGGCTTCTTTAGAAAAACTTTTGCCTGAAGGAACCGAATTGATTTTTGATCAAAAACCGGAGCAGAAACTGGAATTTATCAAGAAATTACAGGAAGAAGGCAAAAATGTAATGATGGTAGGTGACGGACTGAATGATGCCGGAGCCTTGGCTCAAAGTAATGTTGGGATCTCAATTTCTGAAAATGTCAATGTTTTTTCACCGGCTTGCGATGCCATTTTGGAAGCTAACGAATTTCAAAAATTGAATTATTTTTTAAAGTTGTCCAAAAAGGCCATAACAACCATTAAAATGAGTTTTGTCCTGTCGCTACTTTATAATGTTGTAGGCTTGTCATTTGCTATTACGGGGAATTTAAAACCATTGGTAGCGGCTATTATTATGCCTTTAAGTACCATTACTATTGTCAGCTTTGTGACGGTTATGAGTAATTATTATGCGAGAAAAAATAAGAATTGCAATTAAATTATGATTATTATTAATTTTCTCGTTAATTTAGTTTAAAAGTATAAGTATGACAATTGTCATATTTTTTAAAAAACAAGCAGATTAACTTTGTAAAACAAAATTAGGTATGAGTGTCATTTATTTATTAATCTCCATCAGCATATTTGTAGCTGTCGCATTTTTTATTGCTTTTATAACAGCTGTTAAAAGTGGTCAATATGACGATGATTATACACCATCGGTCAGAATGCTTTTTGACGACGAAATCAAGATCACATCTAAAAAAGAAAAACAAACAACAGAAGAAAAACAAAATTAATTATGGAAATGCAGCAGTTTTATTATGACAACAAAATTGTAAAAAAGTTTATTTACGCTACCATTGTTTTTGGGGTAGTGGGCATGGTCGTTGGACTTTTATTGGCCACACTTTTTTTATTCCCCAATCTTACCGATGGAATCTCTTGGTTGAGTTTTGGTAGATTAAGACCATTGCATACGAATGCGGTAATTTTTGCCTTTGTAGGAAATGCAATGTTTGCAGGTATTTATTATTCATTGCAACGATTGCTCAAAGCCAGGATGTTTAGTGATTTTCTAAGTAATCTTAACTTTTGGGGATGGCAATTAATAATTGTTGCTGCGGCAATTTCGCTTCCCATGGGATACAGTTCGTCAAAAGAGTATGCTGAATTAGAATGGCCTATAGATATTGCTATTGCTTTAATCTGGGTTGTTTTTGGTATCAATATGATAGGAACGATTTTAAAAAGAAGAGAACGTCATTTATACGTTGCCATTTGGTTTTACTTGGCCACTTTTGTAACGGTAGCTGTATTGCATATTTTCAATAGTTTGGCTATACCTGTTTCTGGGATGAAAAGTTATTCTGTTTATGCAGGGGTTCAGGATGCCTTGGTACAATGGTGGTATGGACATAATGCAGTGGCATTTTTCTTGACGACTCCGTTTTTAGGATTAATGTATTATTTTATTCCAAAAGCGGCTAATCGTCCGGTATATTCTTACCGTTTATCCATTGTTCACTTCTGGTCATTAATATTTTTATATATCTGGGCAGGTCCTCACCATTTGTTGTATTCTGCTTTGCCAAACTGGGCTCAGAATTTAGGTGTTGTTTTCTCAGTGATGTTGATTGCTCCGTCTTGGGGAGGTATGATTAATGGTTTGTTGACTTTGCGTGGTGCTTGGGATAAAGTTCGTGTTGATCCAGTATTGAAGTTTTTTGTGGTAGCAATTACTGGTTATGGTATGGCTACATTTGAAGGACCGATGTTGTCTTTGAAAAACGTAAACGCAATAGCGCACTTTACGGATTGGATTATTGCTCACGTTCACGTAGGTGCGTTAGCTTGGAATGGATTTATGGCTTTTGGTATGATTTATTGGTTGGTTCCAAGAATGTCTAAAGGACCTTTGTTCTCTATTAAATTGGCAAATTTTCACTTCTGGATTGGAACTTTAGGAATTATACTTTATACGCTTCCAATGTATGTTGCCGGATTTTTACAGGCTTCTATGTGGAAACAATTTAATCCTGACGGAACATTAACTTATGGTAATTTCTTGGAAACGGTAACGCAAATTATGCCAATGTACTGGATGCGTGCCATTGGAGGAACTTTATATATTATCGGGATGTTTGTATTAGTGTATAATATCACTAAAACAATCAGAGCCAATGCTACAATTGAAGACGAACTGGCTGAAGCTCCTGAATTACAAAAAATTAGCAGTGGACGAATTAAAGGAGAAAAGTTTCATCCTTGGTTAGAAAGAAAACCAATTCAATTAACCATTCTGGCTACTGTGGCTATCTTGATTGGAGGAATTATTCAAATTGTTCCTACAATCATGGTAAAATCGAACATTCCTACTATCGCGAGCGTGAAACCCTATTCTCCTTTAGAATTAGAAGGTCGTGATTTATACATCCGAGAAGGTTGTGTGGGTTGCCACTCTCAAATGGTACGTCCATTTAGAAGTGAAGTAGAACGTTACGGACCACAATCAAAAGCGGGTGAGTTTGTTTACGATCATCCATTCCTTTGGGGATCAAAACGTACTGGACCGGATTTATTGAGAGTGGGTGGGAAGTATAATGACAACTGGCATTTTAATCATATGTGGAATCCACAAAGTACTTCTTCAGGATCTATTATGCCAGGTTACAAATGGTTGTTTGATAATAGCGCTTTAGATATTTCGGATATTGAGGCTAAGATGAAAGTGATGAAAACTCTTGGTGTGCCTTATACTGAGGCTGAAATCGCTAATGCTAAAACAGCAATTAAACAGCAATCTCAAAAGATTGAAGAAAATCTTCATGCAGACCCTGATTTTGTGAAAAGTTATGAAGACAGCAAGAAGAAAGCGCAAGCAAAAGGTGAAAAATTTGTGCCAATGCATGAAAGAGAAATTGTTGCATTAATCGCTTACATACAACGTTTAGGGACTGATATCAAAGTAAAAGACAACAAGTAAAAAATAAAAGTCATGTTCGAACAAATAAAACATAACATGGAAACAATCGCAGGAGTTGCGATTTATCCGATACTGTCATTATTAATTTTCTTTTTTTTCTTCGTAGGACTTGCTCTGTGGGTTGTGTCCTATAAAAAAGAAAAAATCAATGAGTTGAGTCAAATTCCATTGAACGATAATTAATTAGTATAATTTCAAAATAATTAAAATGAAAAAATTAATTCCAGCATATCTAAGAGTACTAATAATTTTCTTTGTCATATTTGGCGTAACGGAATATTTTGTTGACTCAGGCGATCGTCCGGCGTTTATAAAATACCCAATGGTTTCATTGTTTTTATTTGTATTTCTTTTCCTTTTAATAGCGATAGAAATCACAATAAGTGCTATCGATAATGTGACTTATCAGTTGCTTACTGATGACCAAAAGTTGAAATTGGAAAAAGAAAATAGTAAGAGTTTCAGGGAAAAGCAATGGTATAAAAAACTAATGCAAAGCCTTACCAAAACCGAACCTATTGAAAACGAAGCAGGTCTGTTATTGAATCATGATTATGATGGCATCAAGGAATTAGACAATAATTTGCCGCCATGGTGGGTTTATTTGTTCTATGCTTGTATCGTGTTTTCGGCAGTTTATCTGGTTAAATTTGAAATATTAGATGGTGATAATCAGGAAATGGAGCTTAAAAAAGAATTGGCTCAGGCCAAGATTGACGTGGCTGAGTACATGAAAAACGCGCCAGACTTAATGGATGAAAAAACAGTTACTCTATTGACAGATCCTGCAGATTTAGCAAAAGGGGAGACATTGTTCACAACTAATTGTGCAGCTTGCCACAGAGCAGATGGAGGAGGACAAATTGGTCCAAATCTAACTGATGAGAATTGGATTTTAGGAGGCGGAATTAAAGATATTTTCCATACCATTTCAAATGGAGGACGTGACGGTAAAGGGATGATTGCCTGGAAAGGGACTTTAAAACCAAAAGAAATTCAGGCGGTTTCCAGTTATATATTGTCATTGAAAGGAAGTAATCCAAAAGATGCCAAAGAGGCCGAAGGAGAGCTTTGGGTTGAAGAAAATAAATAGCATACAAAATTGCTTAATAGAAGTTAAAACATTCAAAAATGTCAAAATTACCAGATCAAGCATTTAGAGATACCATTGGTACAATTGATGGTGAAGGAAAAAGGAAATTTATTTTTCCTAAAAAACCTTCGGGGAAATTTTATGAATACAGAAAGTGGGTTAGTTATTTTCTGTTGATTGTTTTAATTGCCAATCCTTTTATAAAAATTAACGGCAATCAATTCATGATGTTTAACATTTTGGAGCGTCGTTTTAATATTTTTGGTTTTCCATTCTGGCCGCAGGATTTCTATATTTTTGTTCTTTTTATGATTGTGGGTGTGGTTTTTGTCATCCTTTTTACGGTGATTTTTGGTAGAATATTTTGCGGTTGGATCTGCCCCCAAACGATCTTTCTAGAAATGGTTTTTCGCCGAATTGAGTACTGGATTGAAGGTGACAGAGGAGCACAAATTCGATTATCAAAACAAGAATGGAATGCCGAAAAAATTAGAAAAAAAGGTATTAAGTGGACTATTTTCTTATTGATTTCTTTTGGAATAGCTAATGTTTTTTTGGCTTATCTTATCGGTAGCGATACTTTGATAGAAATGATAGAAGAAGGTCCTGCAAGCCATTGGAGTACATTGATTGCCTTGTCAATCTTTACAGGTGTTTTCTATTTTGTTTTTGTGTGGTTTAGAGAACAAGTTTGCATTATTGCCTGTCCTTATGGCAGATTACAAGGTGTACTCTTAGATAATAAATCCATAAATGTAGCCTACGATTTTGTTCGTGGCGAAAAAGAAGCTGGTCGAGCCAAATTCAATAAACAAGAAGACAGGGCTACAACTGGAAAAGGAGATTGTATTGATTGCAAACAATGCGTCAATGTTTGTCCAACGGGTATAGATATTCGAAACGGAACTCAGTTGGAGTGTGTGAACTGTACCGCTTGTATTGACGAATGCGATGTGATAATGGAAAGTGTAGGATTGCCTAAAGGCCTTATACGCTATGCTTCGGAAGATGAAATTGAGAAAAAAGCAGCATTTAAATTCACACCAAGAATGAAGGGTTATACCGCAATCTTGGCCATCTTAGTGGGGGTTTTGATAGGATTGTTGTTTTTGCGAACAGATGTTGAAGCAACTATCTTAAGATTACCTGGGCAGCTTTTTCAACATAAAGGGGATAATATTAGCAATGTTTTTACCTATAAAATTATTAATAAGACCAATAATGATTTCAAAGAGATTCATTTCAAATTGACAGAATTGAAAGGAACATTAAAGGTGGTAGGAAGTCAGACGCTTAGCGTACCAAAACAAGGGATGAAAAGTGGCACTTTGTTTATTGAAATTCCGCAGTATTTATTAGAAAGTGATAAAACAAAGTTGAGAATTGAGGTTTATAATGGTGATGAGAAAATTGAAACCAGTACCACCACTTTTTTAAGTCCACGAAGTTTTGACTAAAAAAAGATTTTGAAGAACTTTCTTCAAACTTTAAACTAAAATTATGAAATCGCCACTAACGTCATGTTTGCGAAAGCAAACATCAATAAATAAAGAGTCGAGACCATATATGACCACTAACAAATAAATTTCACATATATGAAAATCAATTGGGGAAAAGGAATTGCCATTGCTATAGCGTTGTTCATGGGTTTTATTTTATATTTTGTCATTAAAGTGCAATCAGATTCAAAATACGATAATGATTTGGTTGTCGAAGAATATTACAAACACGATGCTCGTTTTGATGAAGAAATGATACGCGCACAAAATGCGCAAGATTTAGTTGAAAAACCCACTATAACTAACGCTGAAAACGGAGTTACTATCGTGTTTCCAGCTGTTTTTGTACCTAGTAAAATTAAAGGAAAAGTGTCCCTTTATAGACCGTCTAATAAAAAATTTGATTTCGAAATCCCAATTTCGATTTCTAATCCATCTTTGCTCATACCTAAATCAAATTTGGTAGGCGGTCAATGGGACCTTAATATGGAATGGGAATATGAAGGGAAACAATACCTGACTAAGAAAACAATTTATATTAAATAGGCATAAAATTAAGAGAGAATAGAGAAAGAGTTCAAACTGAAAATTGATTTTTAATCATGTTCGCTCTAAAATAGGTATTCTAAAATCCAAAATGGTCATGCTTTATACCGCTTTTATATTCGGCTTAATCAGTAGTTTTCATTGTATTGGAATGTGTGGTCCAATAGCCATGATGTTACCAGTAGACAGGACTAATCCTGCCAAGAAAGTAAGTCAGATTCTTACTTATCATCTGGGAAGATTAACCGCTTATGGCTCTATTGGACTCATTTTTGGATTAGTAGGTAAAGGCTTTTTCATGGCTGGAATGCAGCAAAAATTGTCAATTTTTATTGGTGTAGCCATGATTTTAATTGTTTTAATTCCTGAGAAGATCTTTGCAAGATATAATTTTTCAAAACCCGTTTTTAAGCTTATCGCTAAAATTAAACAAAGTTTAGGGAGCCAGTTTAAGAACAAGAGTTATAAATCATTGTTCATTATAGGCTTACTCAACGGTTATTTGCCTTGTGGTATGGTTTACGTTGCTTTATTTGGAGCTATAGCGATGCAAAGTGTCGGTTTTGGTGTGTTGTATATGATTCTTTTTGGATTAGGAACAATACCTATGATGAGTAGTATAGTTTATTTGAATTCTTTCATAACCCTTACAACCCGTAATAAAATTCAAAAGGCAATTCCTTATGTTGCTGTGATTATTGGAGTTTTATTCATTTTAAGAGGCTTAGGATTGGGGATTCCTTATATTTCTCCATCCAATATGAGTTTGTTTGTTCAGCAAACTCCTGATTGTCATTAGATTAATTTTTCTTATATTTAACTTAAATTTTAAGAGCGATGGAAAGACACGATTTATTGCACGAATTTCCTGAATATCAGGAGAAAATTCATCAACTGAAAGTTAGTAATCCTCATTTTAGAGAATTATTTGATGAATATCATGAATTAGAACATAAAATTCATCGAATAAATGATGGCGAAGAAGTTGTTATTGATGAATATGCCCATGAATTAAAAGCCAGATTTCTTTTTATGAAAGATGAATTAGTGGCGATGTTGGAGAAAGATTAGTGAGATTTTTTATGAGATTTGCTCTCTTTGAGCTTAAAAGTTTATGAATAGTTTTAGTATTTTTTTTATTTTAGATAAAACAGCAAAGCACACTTAATAGTGTGCTTTGCTGTTTTAAAAGTTCTATATCAGTTTTAAATTGTCATAGAGAATAATTTAGTTGCGGGAGCTTTTCTTTTTAAAAGTAAATCAAAAGCCATACAGATATTGCGCACATAAGGTTTTCCAGCTTCTGTAACTCTAATTTTATCTTTTTCGATAATAAGGAGTTTATCATTTTCCATTTCTTTCAATTGAGTTAAAATTTCCGGAATTTCTTCAAAATAGATAGATTCGTCTTTCCAGGAAGTTTCAAATTGACACATTAGATTGAGAATGTGTTTGCGGATAATGAGGTCTTCAGTAGTCAATAAATGCCCTCTAAATATGGGAAGTTTATTAGCTTCTAGCAATTGGTAATAGTCTTCTATTTTTTTTACATTTTGGGCAAAACTATACCAGCTGTCGCTTATGGAAGATACACCTAAACCAATCATCAGTTGTGTTTTTGAAGAACTATAACCCATAAAGTTGCGATGTAGTTCTCCATTTTTAAAGGATTCATACAGGCTGTCTGTCTTTAGGGCAAAGTGATCCATCCCAATTTCATGATAATCATTTTTGAATAATAGTTTCTTCCCTATTTCGTATAACATTCGCTTTTTCTCGTCTTTTGGAATGTCTTTATCCTTAAAACCGCGCTGTCCGTTCCCTTTGATCCAAGGAACGTGTGCATAGCTGTAAAACGCCAGTCGATCCGGTTGTAATGATTTAGTTTTTTCAATGGTGTCTACCACATCTTCTACTTCCTGAAATGGCAATCCAAAAATAATGTCGTGACCAATTGAAGTGTAGCCAATTTCTCTAGCCCAAAAAGTAACTTTGGCAACATTATGAAAGGGTTGTTCTCT is a window of Flavobacterium acetivorans DNA encoding:
- the mazG gene encoding nucleoside triphosphate pyrophosphohydrolase — protein: MNARQTQLKAFERLLDIMDDLREKCPWDKKQTMQTLRHLTIEETYELGDAILDNDLNEVKKELGDLLLHIVFYAKIGSETNDFDIADVCNEICDKLIHRHPHIYSDTVVKDEEEVKQNWEKLKLKEGKKSVLEGVPRSLPALVKASRIQDKVKGVGFDWEESHQVWDKVQEELQELQDEVQAGDQDAIEAEFGDVLFSMINYARFLNVNPEDALERTNKKFIKRFQYLESKAGELGKPLMDMTLAEMDVFWEEAKKI
- a CDS encoding APC family permease — protein: MPEDKTELKRSLGLIDATSLVAGSMIGSGIFIVTSAMARDIGSAAWLLIIWLVTGVITVAAALSYGELAGMMPNAGGQFVYIQRAYGRLVSFLYGWTVFTVIQTGVIAAIAVTFANYAAIFFPVLDQTLFTIGTGFVFSYQKVLAIFSIVLLTYINTKGVESGKTVQLVLTSAKLIALFALIVLGLYVGLQTNVLADNFTNMWEASKTVVHPDGSITVTKLAGMALLGAAGATIINSLFSSDAWNNVTFIAGEIKEPKKNIPRSLFLGTLIVTVVYVLANLAYLALLPMHGTPNAVDIASNGIMFASNDRVGAAAASMIMGNVSVFVMAGLIMVSTFGCNSGLILSGGRLFFAMAKDGLFFRQATELNSNQVPAKALCVQCIWACVLCISGKFGDLLTYATFASLLFYILTILGVFILRKKEPNADRPYKAFGYPFVPALYIVVTSAICMTLLIYDTFNTGLGLSIVALGIPVYYFVMNKKD
- a CDS encoding Crp/Fnr family transcriptional regulator: MSKCEQCIVREFSSLKALNKEELLKVANCKTSYTIKKGDAIFGEGESINGIYCIKEGVCKLSKLSANGKDHIVKLVKSGELLGQRSMISDEPANLSAIALEDMEVCFIPKTEIMGFFDKNNQFSMSVMKNICGDLKESDDHMVSMAQKTVKERLAQTLIYLGENFGKNEDGSLHIQLSREELAGMIGTATESCIRLLSDFNKLGLIELTGKKITLKEINKLKKLAE
- a CDS encoding heavy metal translocating P-type ATPase, which gives rise to MDTQNCFHCGLDIVKQEEIVFDAKKFCCNGCKTVYEIFSLNDLVCYYDFEKSPGATPQEIKGKYDFLDNETIVSKLLEFQEDTTAIVSLSIPHIHCSSCIWILENLQRLQNGISTSQVNFPEKKVRITYNSETVSLKEIVYLLSSIGYEPYISLENYETGKTNIDRSLTYKLGVAFFCFGNIMLLSFPEYFEVKEFWLDNYKPFFRWLIFALALPSFIYSGSGYYVSAYKSMKSGMLNIDIPIALGIIIMFIRSTVDIVFDYGSGFFDSLTGLIFFMLLGKMFQIKTYSFLSFERDFKSYFPIAITRINSDTSEESIPVYDVEKGNRLLIRNQELIPVDGILISEKASVDYSFVTGEAIPITKKSGDKIFAGGKLIGKVIEMEVLHSVSQSYLTQLWSNDVFQKKVEQKHKSITDTISRYFTPILLLIAFVSFGYWIFIDTNTAFNVFTAILIVACPCALALTAPFTMGNVLRILGKQKFYLKNALVIEQLAKVDTIVFDKTGTITTNKKSNISYEGKTLTDENVILVKNLLRASNHPLSRMLYDFLLEGRKAQTADFKEITGQGIQALIDGNEVKVGSAFFVGKKEGNTILQTAVHIQIGEVYYGKYVFNNQYREGLEVLFKSLKENYQIKVLSGDNEGERASLEKLLPEGTELIFDQKPEQKLEFIKKLQEEGKNVMMVGDGLNDAGALAQSNVGISISENVNVFSPACDAILEANEFQKLNYFLKLSKKAITTIKMSFVLSLLYNVVGLSFAITGNLKPLVAAIIMPLSTITIVSFVTVMSNYYARKNKNCN
- the ccoS gene encoding cbb3-type cytochrome oxidase assembly protein CcoS: MSVIYLLISISIFVAVAFFIAFITAVKSGQYDDDYTPSVRMLFDDEIKITSKKEKQTTEEKQN
- the ccoN gene encoding cytochrome-c oxidase, cbb3-type subunit I, translating into MEMQQFYYDNKIVKKFIYATIVFGVVGMVVGLLLATLFLFPNLTDGISWLSFGRLRPLHTNAVIFAFVGNAMFAGIYYSLQRLLKARMFSDFLSNLNFWGWQLIIVAAAISLPMGYSSSKEYAELEWPIDIAIALIWVVFGINMIGTILKRRERHLYVAIWFYLATFVTVAVLHIFNSLAIPVSGMKSYSVYAGVQDALVQWWYGHNAVAFFLTTPFLGLMYYFIPKAANRPVYSYRLSIVHFWSLIFLYIWAGPHHLLYSALPNWAQNLGVVFSVMLIAPSWGGMINGLLTLRGAWDKVRVDPVLKFFVVAITGYGMATFEGPMLSLKNVNAIAHFTDWIIAHVHVGALAWNGFMAFGMIYWLVPRMSKGPLFSIKLANFHFWIGTLGIILYTLPMYVAGFLQASMWKQFNPDGTLTYGNFLETVTQIMPMYWMRAIGGTLYIIGMFVLVYNITKTIRANATIEDELAEAPELQKISSGRIKGEKFHPWLERKPIQLTILATVAILIGGIIQIVPTIMVKSNIPTIASVKPYSPLELEGRDLYIREGCVGCHSQMVRPFRSEVERYGPQSKAGEFVYDHPFLWGSKRTGPDLLRVGGKYNDNWHFNHMWNPQSTSSGSIMPGYKWLFDNSALDISDIEAKMKVMKTLGVPYTEAEIANAKTAIKQQSQKIEENLHADPDFVKSYEDSKKKAQAKGEKFVPMHEREIVALIAYIQRLGTDIKVKDNK